In Equus caballus isolate H_3958 breed thoroughbred chromosome 25, TB-T2T, whole genome shotgun sequence, one DNA window encodes the following:
- the TMEM203 gene encoding transmembrane protein 203, with protein MLFSLRELVQWLGFATFEIFVHLLALLVFSVLLALRVDGLAPGLSWWNVFVPFFAADGLSTYFTTIVSVRLFQDGEKRLAVLRLFWVLTVLSLKFVFEMLLCQKLVEQTRELWFGLITSPVFILLQLLMIRACRVN; from the coding sequence ATGCTCTTCTCGCTCCGGGAGCTGGTGCAGTGGCTGGGCTTTGCCACCTTCGAGATCTTCGTTCACCTGTTGGCCCTGTTGGTGTTCTCAGTGCTGCTGGCGCTGCGTGTGGACGGCCTGGCCCCCGGCCTCTCCTGGTGGAATGTGTTCGTGCCCTTCTTTGCCGCTGACGGTCTCAGCACCTACTTCACCACCATCGTGTCCGTGCGCCTCTTCCAGGACGGAGAGAAGCGGCTGGCCGTGCTCCGCCTCTTCTGGGTCCTCACGGTTCTTAGCCTCAAGTTTGTCTTCGAGATGTTGTTGTGCCAGAAGCTGGTAGAGCAGACTCGGGAGCTCTGGTTCGGCCTGATCACGTCTCCAGTCTTCATTCTCCTGCAGCTGCTCATGATCCGTGCCTGCCGGGTCAACTAG